From Denitrovibrio acetiphilus DSM 12809, the proteins below share one genomic window:
- the modA gene encoding molybdate ABC transporter substrate-binding protein, with protein MRKLLLLIMCTTAFMTANAEKLTIYAAASTTNAVNEIIANYEAETGNEVTSSYASSGTLAKQIDNSAPADIFISANVKWMTWLEGKGKVDKTTVAPLLANRLALIAPSKSEIKASETLDNDTAVKLLTTSGRIAIGDPAHVPAGIYAQKAMESLGVWEEVSGTVARMQNVRVALATVEKNAVPLGIVYSSDAARSKQVKIVGLFDEELHGAIRYPVAVVAGKANDTVMSFYNYLKTEKSAKIFEKYGFKAVK; from the coding sequence ATGAGGAAACTATTACTGCTCATAATGTGTACTACAGCTTTCATGACAGCCAATGCGGAAAAACTGACTATTTATGCTGCCGCGTCCACTACAAACGCTGTAAACGAGATCATAGCCAACTACGAAGCTGAAACCGGAAACGAAGTTACAAGTTCATACGCATCTTCCGGCACACTCGCAAAACAGATAGACAACAGTGCTCCTGCTGACATATTCATCTCTGCCAATGTCAAATGGATGACATGGCTTGAGGGAAAAGGAAAAGTCGACAAAACCACTGTTGCACCTCTCCTTGCAAACAGGCTTGCACTCATTGCACCATCAAAATCTGAGATCAAAGCCAGTGAGACACTGGATAACGACACAGCAGTAAAACTGCTCACAACATCAGGCAGAATAGCAATAGGCGACCCTGCACACGTGCCCGCCGGTATTTATGCCCAAAAAGCTATGGAAAGTCTCGGTGTATGGGAAGAAGTTTCCGGTACAGTTGCAAGAATGCAGAACGTACGTGTTGCTCTCGCCACTGTTGAAAAGAATGCTGTACCTCTGGGTATAGTTTATTCCAGCGATGCAGCAAGGTCTAAACAAGTGAAAATTGTCGGTCTCTTTGACGAAGAACTTCACGGAGCCATAAGATATCCTGTAGCTGTCGTTGCGGGGAAAGCAAATGACACAGTAATGAGTTTTTATAACTACCTTAAAACAGAAAAGTCTGCTAAGATTTTCGAAAAATATGGATTTAAAGCAGTAAAATAA
- the modB gene encoding molybdate ABC transporter permease subunit, whose amino-acid sequence MFELTSFETEALYLSLKISLWAVAAGLIPGIGIAYLLARKSFPGKLLLDGLVHIPLVIPPVVTGYILLIVFNDNGPGGKLLTSIFGTGIAFSWRGAVLASAVMAFPLLVRSVRLSIESVDKGLEEASRTLGAGRLRVFFTITLPLSVPGVITGTVLAFARSLGEFGATITFVSNIPGETSTLPLALFNLTQTPGTEYEAMKLCIISILLALIAIAASEFFSRRAASRLRGDNA is encoded by the coding sequence ATGTTTGAACTGACCAGTTTTGAAACTGAAGCACTTTACCTGAGCCTGAAGATATCCTTATGGGCTGTCGCAGCAGGACTCATACCCGGTATAGGGATCGCTTACCTCCTCGCCAGAAAAAGCTTCCCGGGAAAACTTCTTCTAGACGGGCTAGTTCACATACCCCTGGTTATCCCTCCAGTAGTTACAGGCTATATATTGCTTATAGTTTTTAATGACAACGGTCCGGGAGGGAAACTCCTTACAAGTATATTCGGAACCGGCATAGCCTTCTCATGGAGAGGTGCTGTGCTGGCTTCCGCAGTTATGGCCTTTCCGCTTCTGGTCAGAAGTGTAAGGTTGTCTATAGAATCCGTTGACAAAGGGCTGGAGGAAGCATCAAGAACACTTGGTGCAGGGCGTTTACGTGTGTTTTTCACGATCACCCTTCCTCTATCTGTCCCCGGAGTAATAACCGGAACAGTGCTTGCATTTGCAAGGTCTCTCGGCGAATTTGGCGCAACGATAACTTTTGTGTCTAACATACCAGGAGAAACCAGCACTCTGCCTCTGGCACTATTTAACCTCACCCAAACCCCCGGAACAGAATATGAAGCAATGAAACTCTGCATCATATCAATCCTCCTTGCACTGATCGCCATAGCAGCTTCCGAATTTTTCAGCAGACGCGCGGCAAGCAGACTGAGAGGTGACAATGCTTGA
- the modC gene encoding molybdenum ABC transporter ATP-binding protein yields the protein MLEFRAIKKHIGFTLDASFVCDSGMVTTLFGKSGSGKTSIINMIAGLQTPDEGRISVGSKLLFDSYQRINIPTPKRHAGYIFQDGRLFPHMTVKSNLRYGLRNESTSTEEFTQIIDLLGISELLERRPHKLSGGEKQRVAIGRALLSSPDFMLMDEPLSALDTARKQELIPFIGRMVEKFHMPVVYVTHSLDELLALGDNVVLMDDGNCVDSGSVEDVVSKPENMSTLGLTGRVTVLRAEAVGAHETSSIIRLENKKLLIPTSQYKKGTKLRVTLHSEDVTLSVQKPTGLSSRNIIKGTIQEISVTPDGAMSVKIDIGVTIYATVTQEAVNELALSAGTPVYIIVKTIAMSRQSTATIRQ from the coding sequence ATGCTTGAGTTCAGAGCAATCAAGAAACACATCGGATTCACTCTGGACGCTTCTTTTGTATGCGACAGCGGGATGGTTACAACACTCTTCGGAAAATCGGGCTCAGGCAAGACCAGCATTATAAATATGATTGCAGGTCTCCAGACCCCTGATGAAGGCAGAATATCAGTAGGGAGCAAACTTCTCTTTGACAGCTATCAGCGGATCAACATCCCTACCCCGAAAAGACATGCCGGATACATCTTTCAGGACGGCAGACTATTCCCTCACATGACAGTGAAATCGAACCTCCGGTATGGACTGCGTAACGAAAGCACATCAACGGAAGAGTTCACACAGATTATAGACCTGCTCGGCATTTCTGAACTGCTCGAAAGGCGCCCGCACAAGCTCTCCGGTGGAGAAAAGCAGCGTGTCGCTATCGGACGGGCACTTCTCTCTTCACCTGATTTCATGCTTATGGATGAGCCGCTATCAGCTCTGGACACAGCGAGAAAGCAGGAACTGATCCCATTTATAGGACGCATGGTTGAAAAATTTCATATGCCTGTTGTATACGTTACACACAGTCTCGACGAACTCCTTGCACTGGGGGATAATGTTGTTCTGATGGATGATGGAAACTGCGTCGATTCAGGCAGTGTAGAGGATGTTGTCTCAAAGCCGGAGAACATGTCTACCCTCGGGCTGACAGGCAGAGTAACAGTGCTGAGAGCAGAAGCAGTGGGTGCACACGAAACTTCCAGCATAATCAGGCTTGAAAATAAAAAACTGCTCATCCCTACATCGCAATATAAAAAAGGGACAAAACTCCGTGTAACACTCCACTCAGAAGATGTAACTCTAAGCGTTCAAAAACCCACAGGACTGAGCTCCAGAAACATAATAAAGGGAACAATTCAGGAAATATCAGTTACTCCGGACGGTGCAATGAGCGTTAAAATAGATATAGGTGTAACAATATACGCGACTGTAACTCAGGAAGCCGTTAACGAACTAGCCCTTTCAGCCGGAACGCCAGTATATATCATAGTCAAAACCATAGCTATGTCACGCCAGAGCACAGCAACTATTAGACAGTAG